In a genomic window of Corynebacterium coyleae:
- a CDS encoding VWA domain-containing protein, which translates to MNRLVAALAAFMSLVLVACSTFEEGTSNTPDTSGAGPSGNADLTIVAATELKDLEELVDRAAEELGFTIDMQFPGGTLENSQTLKQGGFDGEVDATWFATNRYVNLIGASDKLDGETKIATSPVAFGVWEDSAKRLGWDTKQPTWAEFADAAASGKFTFGMTNPQASNSGFSALVSVATALADTGDAISPTDLERVGPQLKEMFEAQSMVSGSSGWLAETFVNDSSRGDGIINYEATLHQLKAQGVPIEVVVPADGVISADYPLSALANPAHADARGRVEELSRWLLEHQEDIAQTYRRPVTGVDNVPVEIANQHVIELPFPANEGVVDELLYAYDNSYRKPGRTTFVLDTSGSMEGQRLASLKSIMHSLIDGSASTLTGDVSLRDRETVTLQAFDFAPHEPLTVRFSREDPKSAEKLSDFVDGLQAEGGTAVYETLLKALRNTDPNGGIPSIVLLSDGESTVAPDYVEFKRQYEALPEQLRNVPVFVILYGDANAIEMQALADLTGGEVFDALGGDLAAAFKEIRGFQ; encoded by the coding sequence ATGAATCGCCTCGTCGCGGCGCTTGCTGCGTTCATGTCTCTGGTGCTCGTCGCGTGTAGCACTTTCGAAGAAGGCACTTCCAATACTCCTGATACATCCGGCGCAGGGCCCAGCGGTAATGCCGATCTGACCATTGTCGCTGCAACCGAGCTCAAAGACCTCGAAGAATTGGTTGATCGTGCAGCAGAGGAGCTCGGCTTCACTATCGACATGCAGTTCCCCGGCGGAACTTTAGAAAACTCCCAAACGCTCAAACAGGGAGGTTTCGATGGGGAAGTGGATGCCACATGGTTTGCTACGAACCGCTACGTCAACCTGATCGGCGCCTCCGACAAGTTGGACGGTGAGACAAAGATTGCCACAAGCCCCGTCGCGTTCGGTGTATGGGAGGACAGCGCAAAGCGTCTCGGCTGGGACACCAAGCAGCCCACCTGGGCCGAGTTTGCCGACGCTGCCGCAAGCGGCAAGTTCACGTTCGGGATGACCAACCCGCAAGCCTCGAACTCGGGATTCTCCGCACTCGTCTCGGTGGCGACTGCGCTCGCAGACACCGGCGATGCGATTTCCCCTACTGACTTGGAGCGCGTTGGGCCACAGCTCAAGGAAATGTTCGAAGCGCAATCTATGGTTTCCGGTTCTTCCGGGTGGCTGGCTGAGACGTTTGTCAATGATTCGTCCCGAGGCGATGGCATCATCAACTACGAAGCAACACTTCACCAGCTAAAGGCCCAAGGTGTGCCTATTGAGGTTGTTGTCCCCGCCGATGGCGTGATTTCCGCAGATTACCCGTTATCGGCACTGGCTAACCCTGCGCATGCAGACGCGCGGGGTCGGGTAGAAGAGCTGTCGCGCTGGCTCCTGGAACACCAAGAGGACATCGCTCAGACCTATCGCAGGCCTGTGACCGGCGTGGATAACGTGCCGGTGGAGATAGCCAACCAACACGTCATCGAGCTGCCGTTCCCAGCCAACGAGGGAGTCGTCGATGAGCTGCTTTATGCGTACGACAACTCCTACCGCAAACCAGGCCGAACAACGTTTGTGCTAGATACTTCCGGGTCGATGGAAGGGCAGCGGTTGGCGTCGCTGAAAAGCATCATGCACTCGCTTATCGACGGCTCCGCTTCAACACTCACCGGTGACGTCTCCCTACGCGACCGGGAAACCGTCACGTTGCAAGCCTTTGATTTCGCACCACACGAACCGTTGACAGTTCGCTTCTCCCGGGAAGATCCGAAGTCTGCTGAAAAACTATCTGACTTCGTCGATGGTCTCCAGGCTGAGGGCGGAACCGCGGTGTATGAAACCTTGCTGAAGGCATTGAGGAATACGGACCCGAACGGAGGTATTCCGTCGATAGTTTTGCTGAGTGATGGTGAAAGCACCGTTGCCCCAGACTATGTCGAATTCAAGAGGCAGTATGAAGCATTGCCAGAACAGCTGCGTAACGTGCCTGTGTTCGTTATCTTGTACGGCGATGCTAATGCGATAGAGATGCAAGCACTTGCAGATCTCACCGGTGGTGAGGTGTTTGACGCGCTTGGTGGCGACCTGGCTGCTGCCTTTAAGGAGATTCGTGGATTCCAATAA
- a CDS encoding Trm112 family protein, whose product MSLDPKLLNVLACPKDKGTLEYDQERELLVNERLGIAYRIDDGIPVLLIDEAEPYISAK is encoded by the coding sequence ATGAGTCTGGATCCGAAGCTTCTTAACGTCCTCGCGTGTCCCAAAGACAAGGGAACGCTGGAGTATGACCAAGAGCGGGAGCTGCTGGTCAACGAACGCCTCGGCATTGCCTATCGCATTGACGACGGCATCCCAGTTCTGCTCATCGACGAAGCAGAGCCATACATCTCGGCAAAGTAG
- the tyrS gene encoding tyrosine--tRNA ligase: MSKNIIDELEWRGLINQSTDLDALRKETEQPIVLYCGFDPTGPSLHAGHLVPLLMLRRFQEAGHTPIVLAGGATGMIGDPRDVGERSMNSADTVRDWADRISGQLKRFVHFDGDNAARLVNNNDWIKDLGVIEFLRDVGKHFSLSTMLGRDTVKRRLENDGISYTEFSYMLLQANDYVQLRRNHNCVLQVGGGDQWGNLVAGVDLNRRMDGEQVHALTVPLVTDSEGKKFGKSTGGGSLWLDPEMTSPYTWYQYFVNTADADVIRYLRWFTFLDQEELNRLETEVAERPFKREAQRRLAQEMTDLVHGKEAREAVELASQALFGRAELTDLDEKTLASAVSETSVFEIPAGETTDIVELLVGAGLAESKGAARRSIKEGGVYVNNERVEDEAWAPSDQDFLHGTWLVLRRGKKNFAGAKRA, translated from the coding sequence ATGAGCAAAAACATCATTGATGAGCTTGAGTGGCGCGGGCTGATCAACCAGTCCACGGACCTCGACGCACTGCGGAAGGAAACCGAGCAGCCGATCGTGCTGTACTGCGGCTTCGACCCGACTGGTCCCTCGCTGCACGCCGGCCACCTCGTTCCGCTGCTCATGCTGCGCCGCTTCCAAGAAGCAGGCCACACACCGATCGTGCTTGCTGGTGGCGCTACCGGCATGATCGGTGACCCCCGCGATGTGGGGGAGCGTTCTATGAACTCCGCGGACACCGTCCGTGATTGGGCGGACCGGATCAGCGGCCAGCTCAAGCGCTTCGTGCACTTTGATGGCGACAATGCAGCACGCCTGGTCAACAACAACGACTGGATTAAAGACCTTGGCGTTATCGAGTTCCTGCGTGATGTGGGCAAGCACTTCTCGCTGTCCACGATGCTCGGCCGCGACACGGTGAAGCGTCGTCTGGAGAACGACGGCATTTCTTACACCGAGTTTTCCTACATGCTGCTGCAGGCGAATGACTACGTGCAGCTGCGCCGCAACCACAATTGCGTGCTGCAGGTTGGCGGCGGCGATCAGTGGGGCAACCTCGTTGCGGGCGTTGACCTGAATCGTCGTATGGACGGCGAGCAGGTTCACGCGTTGACCGTTCCGCTGGTGACGGATTCCGAAGGTAAGAAGTTCGGCAAGTCCACTGGTGGCGGCTCGCTGTGGCTGGATCCCGAGATGACCAGTCCGTACACCTGGTACCAGTACTTCGTAAACACTGCGGACGCCGATGTCATCCGTTACCTGCGTTGGTTCACCTTCCTTGACCAGGAAGAGCTCAACCGCCTGGAGACCGAAGTGGCGGAGCGCCCATTCAAGCGTGAAGCCCAGCGTCGCTTGGCGCAGGAGATGACCGATCTGGTCCACGGCAAGGAAGCCCGTGAGGCTGTCGAACTCGCATCGCAAGCTCTGTTCGGTCGCGCAGAACTTACTGACCTCGACGAGAAGACCCTCGCATCGGCAGTCTCTGAAACCTCTGTCTTTGAGATCCCAGCCGGCGAAACCACGGATATCGTGGAGCTTCTCGTCGGTGCTGGTCTTGCAGAGTCGAAGGGTGCAGCGCGCCGCTCCATCAAGGAAGGTGGCGTGTACGTGAACAACGAGCGCGTCGAAGACGAGGCGTGGGCGCCGTCTGACCAGGATTTCCTCCACGGCACATGGCTGGTCCTGCGCCGAGGCAAGAAGAACTTCGCAGGCGCTAAGCGCGCATAA
- a CDS encoding HAD-IIA family hydrolase has product MALKDNYDALLLDLDGTVWNGGVAIPNAVEAITASGIPAMYVTNNASRSAADVAAMLGKIGLDTKTEDVITSAQAALSMAEAHLAPGDPVLVVGAPSFKQLVDEAGYVVVDSADANPKAVLHGHNPGTGWVQLSEAALAIQRGAIYLASNLDTSLPMERGLMIGNGSMVAAVTSATGVTPESAGKPGPAMFIQAAERMNAKRPLAVGDRLDTDIAGGVAAGIPSLHVLTGVSGPLALMEAPKEQRPTFIAEDMRGLNENPEVLLPGPQGGFAARIDGNDIILSYGKDGATPIQALRTVLEVAWHMETPPEFVRPNSEAAEAATAQWW; this is encoded by the coding sequence ATGGCGCTGAAGGATAACTACGACGCTCTCCTGCTTGACCTCGACGGCACTGTGTGGAATGGCGGAGTGGCGATTCCAAACGCTGTAGAGGCCATTACGGCGTCGGGGATTCCGGCTATGTATGTGACGAACAATGCGTCGCGTAGCGCAGCGGATGTGGCTGCGATGCTGGGCAAGATTGGCCTCGATACGAAGACCGAAGACGTGATCACTTCAGCACAGGCTGCGTTGTCGATGGCTGAGGCGCACCTCGCCCCCGGAGATCCTGTTCTTGTGGTTGGCGCGCCGTCGTTTAAGCAGCTTGTCGACGAAGCGGGTTACGTCGTCGTCGATAGTGCAGATGCGAATCCGAAGGCGGTGCTGCACGGCCACAACCCGGGGACCGGTTGGGTGCAGTTGTCGGAAGCTGCGTTGGCAATTCAGCGGGGCGCAATCTATCTTGCGTCAAACCTGGATACGTCTTTGCCAATGGAACGTGGGTTGATGATCGGCAATGGTTCGATGGTTGCTGCGGTGACATCGGCGACAGGTGTGACTCCGGAAAGCGCGGGCAAGCCGGGGCCGGCGATGTTCATTCAGGCCGCTGAACGCATGAATGCGAAGCGTCCGCTTGCCGTGGGAGACAGGCTAGATACTGATATTGCAGGTGGCGTTGCGGCGGGGATTCCGTCGCTGCACGTGCTTACCGGTGTTTCTGGCCCGTTGGCGCTCATGGAGGCGCCCAAGGAGCAGCGACCGACGTTTATCGCGGAGGATATGCGCGGACTCAACGAGAACCCAGAGGTTTTGCTCCCGGGACCGCAGGGCGGTTTCGCTGCGCGAATCGACGGTAACGACATCATTTTGAGCTACGGCAAGGATGGTGCGACACCGATTCAGGCCTTGCGCACGGTTTTGGAGGTCGCGTGGCATATGGAGACTCCACCGGAGTTTGTGCGGCCCAACTCAGAGGCTGCTGAAGCTGCTACAGCTCAGTGGTGGTGA
- a CDS encoding TlyA family RNA methyltransferase → MPPKRRRLDAELVRRKIARSREQAQTWIKEGRVEVGGFVASKPATVVEPEASIRVNVEDIDDWASRGAHKLLGALEAFGPRGLSVEGRRALDAGASTGGFTDVLLRNGAREVVAVDVGYGQLVWRLQNDPRVRVLDRTNIRNLTPDMMGGLADLMVGDLSFISLKLVLPALVECLEDGADLLPMVKPQFEVGKDRLGSGGVVRSQELREEVTVDVAQFAQGLGLSVRGVAASPLPGPSGNVEYFLWLVKDGGEAMLDDDSLAAAVQKAVKEGPQ, encoded by the coding sequence ATGCCGCCCAAACGGAGGCGTTTGGATGCAGAGCTTGTGCGCCGCAAGATTGCACGTTCGCGCGAGCAGGCTCAAACGTGGATCAAGGAGGGCCGTGTCGAGGTCGGTGGGTTTGTGGCGTCGAAGCCTGCGACGGTGGTAGAGCCAGAGGCGTCGATACGCGTCAATGTCGAGGACATTGATGACTGGGCGTCTCGTGGCGCGCACAAGTTACTTGGAGCGTTGGAAGCCTTCGGGCCACGTGGCCTGAGCGTCGAAGGGCGTAGGGCGCTGGATGCTGGCGCGTCGACAGGTGGGTTTACAGACGTGTTGCTCAGAAACGGCGCACGTGAGGTTGTTGCCGTGGACGTTGGCTACGGTCAGCTCGTGTGGCGCTTGCAGAACGATCCGCGGGTGCGGGTGCTCGATCGGACGAATATCCGAAACCTGACGCCGGACATGATGGGTGGACTCGCGGACCTGATGGTCGGGGACCTGTCTTTCATCTCGTTGAAGCTGGTGTTGCCGGCACTGGTGGAATGTCTTGAGGATGGCGCTGACTTGTTGCCGATGGTCAAGCCTCAATTTGAGGTTGGCAAGGACCGTTTAGGCTCTGGTGGCGTTGTCCGTTCACAGGAGTTGCGCGAAGAAGTCACTGTGGATGTCGCCCAGTTCGCACAGGGGCTGGGGCTCAGCGTGCGTGGGGTGGCTGCGTCGCCTCTGCCAGGGCCGAGCGGTAACGTGGAGTACTTCCTGTGGCTTGTAAAGGATGGAGGCGAGGCAATGCTTGACGACGATTCCCTCGCCGCCGCAGTCCAAAAGGCCGTGAAGGAGGGGCCGCAATGA
- a CDS encoding NAD kinase, translating into MTAEREILLVPHLFRESNIASAARAAEMLQEAGITVRLLEQEQMDAIETHPVLSGLTRAAADDNAALGCELVLVLGGDGTFLRAAEHARAQDIPVLGVNLGHVGFLAEGDAESLEESVRQVVDKTYRVVDRMTIDVAVIDQEGQVVGTDWALNECSVENLDRTRVLDATLEVDFRPVSSFGCDGVLVATPTGSTAYAFSAGGPVMWPELDALLVVPNNAHALFAKPLVVSPRSTVAVESEHTTSSAMAVMDGFRRIPVPPGSRVEVSRGSRPVRWVRLDDKPFTDRLVDKFRLPVSGWRGPRTGRGVRGVDA; encoded by the coding sequence ATGACGGCTGAGCGTGAGATCTTGTTGGTTCCGCACTTGTTCCGCGAGTCGAATATCGCGTCCGCAGCGAGGGCTGCGGAGATGCTCCAGGAAGCCGGCATTACGGTGCGGTTGCTTGAACAGGAACAGATGGATGCGATTGAGACGCATCCGGTGCTCAGTGGGCTGACACGTGCCGCTGCTGACGACAATGCGGCGCTTGGCTGCGAGCTGGTGCTGGTGCTCGGCGGAGATGGAACATTTCTGCGCGCCGCAGAGCATGCCCGGGCGCAGGATATTCCGGTGTTGGGAGTCAACCTCGGACATGTCGGGTTCCTCGCAGAAGGTGACGCGGAGAGTCTTGAGGAGTCGGTGAGGCAGGTCGTCGATAAGACGTACCGCGTTGTCGACAGAATGACCATCGACGTGGCAGTCATCGACCAAGAGGGGCAGGTTGTTGGGACGGATTGGGCGCTGAATGAATGCAGCGTGGAGAATCTGGACCGTACCCGGGTGCTTGATGCCACGTTGGAGGTTGATTTTCGGCCTGTGTCGTCGTTTGGCTGCGATGGCGTACTGGTGGCCACGCCGACCGGATCCACAGCCTATGCGTTTTCTGCTGGCGGTCCGGTGATGTGGCCAGAACTCGATGCGTTGCTGGTGGTGCCGAATAACGCACATGCGTTGTTTGCAAAGCCACTTGTTGTCTCGCCGCGCTCGACGGTTGCTGTGGAGTCAGAACACACGACGTCGAGTGCCATGGCGGTAATGGATGGGTTCCGTCGCATCCCGGTGCCTCCTGGTTCGAGGGTTGAAGTAAGTAGGGGGTCGCGTCCGGTGCGGTGGGTACGCTTGGACGACAAACCGTTCACCGACAGGCTGGTGGATAAGTTCCGGCTGCCGGTGTCCGGCTGGCGCGGCCCGCGGACGGGTCGTGGTGTACGCGGCGTTGATGCGTAG
- the recN gene encoding DNA repair protein RecN codes for MLAEIAISNLGVIRHASAELAPGLTVLTGETGAGKTMVVTGLRLLTGGRADASRVRTGAQEAVVEGALSIADLPESTLSAVHAIAEGAGAGPDENGEYVVSRAVKATGRSSAHLGGRKVPAATLGDLAGHLLTIHGQNDQLRLLAPEQQLAALDRFDPAIAQKLSSYRDVYVQWREASKDLKDRTEKRLELAQEMDRLRFAIEEIDAVAPVDGEDADLVATINRLQDVDALREAAQTALVAIDGAEAVGGYSTEAEEAASDLVGRAQAALVGASDEELRELGVRLGEVAGVLADVSAELGSFTADLPTDPDELERLLQRQQELKGLTRKYAPDIAGVLAWREKAGKRLSKIDTSEEAIDELKRRVADLEAELKKRAAALTKARNKAAKNLGEAVTEELHGLAMPKAQLRVELAEAKFGRDGADAVEITLAPNSALEPKPLATSASGGELSRVMLALEVILSESSAGGTLVFDEVDAGVGGRAAVEIGRRLARLALRHQVIVVTHLPQVAAYANTHLHVSKDVGDEAVTSGVGNLTDEQRIEELARMMAGLDDSDTGRAHAAELFKRAQREVEEMRA; via the coding sequence GTGCTCGCAGAGATCGCGATTTCGAACCTGGGCGTGATCCGTCATGCCTCAGCGGAGCTTGCTCCTGGGTTGACGGTGCTCACCGGTGAAACCGGTGCAGGTAAGACCATGGTTGTCACCGGCTTGCGGCTGCTGACAGGAGGCCGCGCTGATGCCTCCCGAGTGCGAACCGGGGCGCAGGAAGCTGTGGTGGAAGGCGCGCTCAGCATCGCAGATCTGCCGGAATCGACATTGTCCGCCGTGCATGCGATTGCAGAGGGCGCTGGTGCAGGGCCTGATGAAAACGGCGAATACGTCGTCTCACGTGCTGTGAAAGCGACGGGGCGATCGAGCGCTCACCTAGGAGGCCGAAAGGTTCCGGCCGCGACACTGGGTGATCTTGCTGGGCATCTGCTCACGATTCATGGCCAGAACGACCAGTTGAGGCTTCTCGCGCCGGAACAGCAGCTGGCGGCGTTGGACCGGTTCGACCCGGCGATCGCTCAGAAGCTTTCCTCCTATCGCGATGTTTATGTCCAGTGGCGCGAGGCATCGAAAGATCTGAAGGACCGCACCGAGAAACGCCTTGAGTTGGCACAGGAGATGGACCGGCTGCGGTTTGCAATCGAGGAAATCGACGCAGTTGCACCCGTAGACGGCGAAGATGCCGACCTCGTTGCAACCATTAACCGTCTTCAGGATGTTGATGCGCTGCGTGAGGCCGCCCAGACCGCGCTGGTGGCAATTGATGGTGCTGAAGCCGTCGGCGGCTACAGCACAGAGGCGGAAGAAGCTGCATCAGACCTTGTTGGCAGGGCGCAGGCGGCGTTGGTAGGAGCTAGTGACGAGGAGTTACGGGAGCTTGGTGTGCGCCTCGGGGAGGTCGCCGGTGTGCTTGCGGATGTGTCTGCGGAACTCGGTAGTTTCACCGCAGATCTTCCGACCGACCCGGATGAGCTAGAGCGCCTTCTGCAGCGCCAACAGGAACTCAAGGGGCTCACACGAAAATATGCTCCGGACATCGCGGGTGTGTTGGCGTGGCGAGAGAAGGCCGGGAAACGGCTGAGCAAGATTGATACGTCAGAAGAAGCTATCGACGAGCTGAAGCGCCGCGTTGCTGATCTTGAAGCCGAACTAAAAAAGCGAGCGGCAGCGTTGACCAAGGCACGCAACAAGGCTGCCAAAAACCTCGGGGAGGCGGTGACGGAAGAGCTTCACGGGCTTGCCATGCCGAAGGCGCAGCTGCGCGTCGAGCTGGCGGAGGCCAAGTTTGGCCGCGATGGTGCGGACGCTGTGGAGATCACGCTCGCACCGAACAGCGCGTTGGAGCCAAAGCCGTTGGCCACGAGCGCATCTGGTGGTGAGCTCTCACGAGTCATGCTGGCACTTGAGGTGATCCTTTCGGAGTCGTCGGCGGGCGGCACGCTGGTCTTTGATGAGGTGGACGCTGGTGTCGGTGGACGTGCTGCGGTGGAGATTGGGCGCCGTTTGGCGAGGTTGGCGTTGAGGCATCAGGTCATCGTCGTTACGCACCTGCCCCAGGTTGCGGCGTATGCGAACACGCACCTGCATGTGTCAAAGGACGTGGGCGACGAGGCGGTGACGTCGGGTGTGGGCAATCTGACTGACGAGCAGCGGATTGAGGAGCTCGCGCGCATGATGGCGGGCCTTGATGATTCGGATACAGGGCGTGCCCACGCGGCAGAATTGTTCAAGCGTGCGCAGCGCGAAGTGGAGGAAATGCGGGCGTAG
- the steA gene encoding putative cytokinetic ring protein SteA, translated as MVAMTVGTGEAPAQELRGTLRDCTPRGKGLARLHEGDIAIVDAPDMQRRLAEQLIARRPAAVINLAPYSTGSLPTFGPHLLLDANVPIFEVADAAVREKIRDGKKVTVTPEGTITVGRKDVGVAQRVTREQVDNSFAEAQQGLVENMEAYFGNTIEFIHSEAPLLIDGVGAPELGDAMADRKVVVVSPGDDTRRRLTGIRNFMREYTPVIIGVGSAANTLAEMGYAADFIVGDPADVASENLRSEARVILPADPDGYAPGLERIQDLGVGAMTFPTATDSPTDLAILLAAFHDAETIVTVGEPVELDGMLTDPANADPAALLARLKAGRKVVDSTVIENLYAVESTSGVAWAWALLGLLVAAAAVILVVGLGGNGTFADNLVNTWDTVANTVRGWIPAGEGE; from the coding sequence ATGGTCGCTATGACTGTTGGAACTGGGGAAGCGCCCGCGCAGGAATTGCGCGGTACGCTGCGCGACTGCACACCGCGGGGCAAAGGCCTTGCTCGCCTGCATGAGGGCGATATTGCGATTGTGGATGCGCCGGACATGCAGCGTCGTTTAGCAGAGCAGCTCATTGCCCGCCGTCCTGCTGCGGTGATCAATCTTGCGCCGTACAGCACTGGATCCTTACCGACGTTCGGTCCGCATTTGCTTCTCGACGCCAACGTTCCGATCTTCGAAGTGGCCGACGCCGCTGTTCGCGAGAAGATCCGCGACGGCAAGAAGGTCACGGTCACGCCAGAGGGGACGATCACCGTCGGAAGGAAAGACGTCGGTGTTGCACAGCGTGTCACACGTGAGCAGGTGGACAACTCCTTCGCTGAGGCACAGCAAGGTCTCGTGGAGAACATGGAAGCCTATTTCGGCAACACCATTGAGTTCATCCACTCGGAAGCGCCGTTGCTTATCGACGGTGTCGGCGCACCCGAACTTGGCGACGCGATGGCGGACCGCAAGGTCGTTGTTGTCTCTCCAGGGGATGACACGCGGCGCCGTCTGACAGGCATCCGCAACTTTATGCGGGAGTACACCCCGGTCATCATTGGTGTGGGAAGCGCCGCGAACACGCTGGCAGAGATGGGTTATGCCGCTGATTTCATTGTCGGTGACCCCGCGGATGTCGCGTCGGAGAACTTGCGTTCTGAAGCACGGGTGATTCTGCCGGCTGACCCAGACGGTTATGCGCCTGGCTTGGAGCGTATCCAAGATTTGGGTGTGGGTGCGATGACGTTCCCAACAGCGACTGATTCGCCGACAGACCTCGCGATCTTGCTTGCTGCGTTCCATGATGCGGAGACGATTGTCACCGTAGGCGAGCCGGTGGAGTTGGACGGGATGCTCACGGACCCGGCGAATGCCGATCCGGCTGCGTTGCTTGCTCGCTTGAAGGCCGGCCGCAAGGTTGTTGATTCTACGGTTATTGAGAATCTTTACGCAGTCGAATCCACCAGCGGTGTCGCATGGGCCTGGGCGTTACTCGGCCTGCTGGTCGCTGCTGCCGCCGTCATTCTCGTCGTTGGGCTTGGCGGAAATGGGACGTTCGCCGACAACCTGGTCAATACCTGGGACACAGTTGCCAACACGGTGCGCGGCTGGATTCCGGCAGGGGAAGGGGAGTAA
- a CDS encoding copper transporter → MGKQKGTGGLVTAGLCWGLALGVVLGASVLAPAIPGGPDLFNGAFLSDIDRNANGDGAEEPTKESSEAQQRLDAADALLGSESVSIVSGALKEVPVAIVRTHTAADIDVDSVRWLLNAAGASDAGELKLTEKFTSQNSADELSTVIASTLPSGAQLSVENRSPGTHAGESLASIMLIDPETKEAPAQASDRKIVIDTLQQSGFVETKGEIVPAEAVVIVDGASGDAGGDFGAKLVQDLAEALGHAGKTVLTSQDIAPKELRGVTTVGNVSYESGRISSVLAVAE, encoded by the coding sequence GTGGGAAAGCAAAAAGGGACGGGTGGGCTTGTCACTGCTGGTCTGTGTTGGGGGTTAGCTCTCGGCGTGGTGTTGGGGGCCTCGGTACTCGCGCCGGCTATTCCTGGCGGCCCGGATCTGTTCAATGGTGCGTTTCTCAGCGACATCGACCGGAACGCGAATGGTGATGGAGCCGAGGAACCGACAAAGGAGAGCAGCGAAGCGCAGCAGCGGCTTGATGCTGCCGATGCTCTTCTGGGCAGTGAGTCGGTGTCCATCGTCTCTGGAGCGCTCAAAGAGGTGCCGGTCGCTATCGTGCGTACGCATACGGCCGCCGATATCGATGTTGATTCCGTGCGGTGGCTGCTCAACGCGGCGGGCGCTTCCGATGCTGGTGAGTTGAAACTGACAGAGAAGTTTACGTCGCAAAACTCTGCCGACGAGTTGTCCACGGTGATTGCGTCGACGTTGCCGTCCGGTGCGCAGTTGAGCGTGGAGAACCGTTCACCGGGCACCCATGCGGGTGAGTCGTTGGCGTCGATTATGTTGATCGACCCTGAGACGAAGGAAGCGCCAGCACAGGCTTCGGATCGCAAAATCGTAATTGACACGCTGCAACAATCCGGTTTCGTCGAGACGAAAGGTGAGATCGTGCCCGCGGAGGCTGTCGTGATTGTGGATGGCGCCTCCGGTGACGCCGGCGGAGACTTTGGTGCGAAGCTGGTGCAGGACCTTGCGGAAGCACTTGGCCATGCAGGCAAAACCGTGCTGACTAGTCAAGACATCGCGCCAAAGGAACTGCGCGGCGTGACAACGGTAGGCAACGTGAGCTACGAGTCCGGCAGGATTTCTTCAGTGCTGGCGGTGGCAGAGTGA
- a CDS encoding NUDIX domain-containing protein gives MSHEFTVESSEVLIDAPIIAVRRDSVVMPGGKPANREIVEHFGAVAVVALDDDGRVALVEQYRHSVGKRLLELPAGLLDMYEEDELVCAKRELVEEAGLEAEQWGVLVDLVTSPGFAEEAVRVFVAKQLREVERPDAEDEEADMDFRWVPLSEAAQMVLRGEIVNSIAVGGILAACRVAEGKAQPRDVSEPFELRPQSLPKRRAERGIVPDMKRI, from the coding sequence GTGAGCCACGAATTTACCGTCGAGTCCTCCGAGGTACTGATCGACGCCCCAATCATCGCTGTGCGCCGCGACAGTGTGGTCATGCCGGGTGGCAAGCCAGCTAACCGTGAGATCGTCGAGCATTTCGGCGCAGTGGCAGTAGTTGCACTTGACGACGACGGGCGCGTCGCGCTCGTCGAGCAGTACCGGCACAGCGTAGGCAAGCGGCTGCTTGAACTGCCTGCGGGGCTTCTGGACATGTACGAAGAAGACGAGTTGGTATGCGCGAAGCGCGAACTGGTTGAGGAAGCCGGTCTCGAGGCTGAGCAGTGGGGCGTGCTGGTGGATTTGGTGACGTCTCCGGGATTTGCGGAAGAGGCGGTGCGGGTATTCGTCGCAAAGCAACTGCGCGAGGTGGAACGCCCGGACGCCGAGGACGAAGAAGCCGACATGGACTTTCGGTGGGTGCCACTGAGCGAGGCCGCACAAATGGTGCTTCGAGGCGAGATTGTGAACTCAATCGCCGTGGGCGGCATTTTGGCTGCTTGCCGCGTCGCAGAGGGTAAAGCGCAGCCACGTGATGTGTCGGAGCCATTCGAGTTGCGCCCGCAATCGCTGCCGAAGCGGCGAGCCGAGCGTGGCATCGTGCCGGATATGAAGCGCATCTAG